One genomic region from Oceanicoccus sp. KOV_DT_Chl encodes:
- the phoB gene encoding phosphate regulon transcriptional regulator PhoB yields the protein MEGKTILIVDDEAAIREMIRMSLEMAGFDCSEAGDIQQAHVQIIDNPPDLVLLDWMLPGGSGVELLRRLRKDEMTSRLPVIMLTAKTEEDNKIQGLDVGADDYITKPFAPREMLSRIKAVLRRAGAIEEEDAIEVSGLKLDPSSHRVFIDQAPISIGPTEFKLLKFFMTHQERAYSRGQLLDQVWGGNVYVEERTVDVHIRRLRKALMTDKADYGDLVQTVRGTGYRFSTAS from the coding sequence ATGGAAGGTAAGACAATTCTGATCGTAGATGATGAAGCCGCCATCAGGGAAATGATACGTATGTCGCTGGAGATGGCGGGCTTTGATTGTTCGGAGGCCGGTGATATTCAGCAGGCTCACGTACAAATTATTGATAATCCACCAGACCTGGTGTTACTGGATTGGATGCTGCCGGGAGGGTCCGGGGTAGAGTTGCTGCGGCGTTTGCGTAAAGATGAAATGACCAGCCGCCTGCCTGTCATTATGCTGACAGCAAAAACCGAAGAAGATAATAAGATTCAAGGTTTGGATGTCGGCGCTGATGATTATATCACCAAGCCCTTTGCGCCAAGAGAGATGTTATCGCGGATTAAGGCAGTATTGCGTCGAGCGGGTGCTATCGAGGAGGAGGATGCCATTGAAGTTTCAGGTTTAAAATTGGACCCTTCGAGTCACCGCGTATTTATTGATCAAGCGCCGATAAGTATTGGTCCCACCGAGTTTAAATTATTAAAGTTCTTTATGACGCATCAGGAACGGGCCTATAGTCGTGGCCAGTTACTCGATCAGGTGTGGGGTGGTAATGTATACGTTGAAGAGCGTACCGTTGATGTACATATTCGCCGCTTACGCAAAGCGTTGATGACAGATAAGGCCGATTACGGCGACTTGGTACAAACGGTTAGAGGCACCGGCTACCGTTTTTCTACAGCTAGCTAA
- a CDS encoding ABC transporter permease subunit translates to MSTKQRTSLTQERLGGWRQAKDSLTNFTITAGGMGVLVAILLIFFYLLYEIVPLFKSASLEPLQTYSVAANGDVLYLAMEEQAEVAMQLDRGGQVQFFFAEDGATIKQFQLPVEGAITSFALNSEQQPLFAVAANNQVVLAAPKYKISYPNDQRLISPILEYPYGEVPISLGEGTITQLVVRDTDDEMLLIAKINRQLQGVRQIKEEDFLTEEVVLREERLNLPEVDINIDWLLVGPDQRWLYLISKSGDYRVISLADEEVIDAGRFFDGDRVTDVRFLLGDISLLVASDQGEVVQTFMVRQPGKTPRLRNIRQFQQSDTAIKQLVVEHRRKGFVTLDQNNEVSIYHTTSGRHLLAKSVAANTTNIQQLALAPRADALLSRTQSGEFTYWDLYNEHPEVSWQALWEKVWYESYPEPDYIWQSSASNTDFEAKYSFTPLAFGTLKAAFYAMLIATPLALCGAIYTAYFMAPTVRRKVKPLVELMEALPTVILGFLAGLWLAPFMERNLPGVFSIFLMMPIGVLMFGFAWSRLPNKIRLSVPDGWHPILLIPVVIFICWGCVAASGILEVWFFHGDMRAWLTHDLGISYDQRNAMVVGVAMGFAVVPTIFSIAEDAIFSVPKSLSYGSLALGATPWQTLIGVIIPTASPGIFSALMIGMGRAVGETMIVLMATGNTPVMDANIFEGMRTLAANIAVEIGETEVDSSHFRVLFLAAFVLFLFTFAVNTVAEVVRQRLRKKYGSL, encoded by the coding sequence ATGAGCACAAAACAACGAACTAGCTTGACTCAGGAGCGCCTGGGTGGCTGGCGCCAAGCTAAAGATAGCCTAACTAATTTCACTATTACCGCCGGTGGTATGGGGGTATTAGTCGCAATCCTGCTGATTTTCTTCTATTTGCTTTACGAAATTGTGCCGCTGTTTAAGTCGGCCAGTTTAGAGCCCCTGCAAACCTATTCTGTAGCAGCTAATGGTGATGTCCTCTATTTGGCGATGGAAGAACAGGCCGAGGTTGCCATGCAGCTGGATCGTGGCGGCCAGGTGCAGTTTTTCTTTGCTGAGGATGGCGCTACGATTAAACAGTTCCAGCTACCTGTAGAGGGGGCTATTACCAGCTTTGCGCTGAACTCGGAACAGCAGCCACTGTTTGCTGTCGCTGCAAATAACCAAGTGGTGTTGGCTGCGCCAAAATACAAGATTAGTTACCCGAATGATCAGCGCTTGATTTCACCCATTTTGGAATACCCGTATGGCGAGGTACCCATATCTCTGGGAGAGGGCACTATAACCCAGCTGGTCGTTCGTGATACCGACGATGAAATGTTGCTAATTGCAAAAATTAATCGTCAGCTACAAGGCGTTCGGCAGATCAAAGAGGAAGACTTTTTGACTGAGGAAGTGGTGCTGAGGGAAGAACGCCTGAATTTACCGGAAGTGGATATTAATATTGATTGGCTGCTAGTGGGACCTGATCAGCGTTGGTTATATTTGATTAGCAAGTCTGGTGATTATCGGGTCATCAGTTTAGCTGATGAAGAAGTGATTGATGCCGGCCGCTTTTTTGATGGTGACAGAGTTACCGATGTCCGGTTTTTATTGGGCGATATTTCACTGCTTGTAGCTAGTGATCAAGGAGAAGTAGTACAAACTTTTATGGTGCGTCAGCCGGGTAAAACACCACGGTTGAGAAACATTAGACAATTCCAGCAAAGTGATACTGCTATTAAACAATTAGTGGTGGAGCATCGTCGCAAAGGATTTGTCACGTTAGACCAAAACAATGAAGTGAGTATCTACCATACGACCTCTGGTCGTCATTTATTAGCCAAAAGTGTTGCTGCGAATACCACTAACATTCAGCAACTAGCATTGGCACCAAGAGCTGATGCACTGCTAAGCCGAACTCAGAGTGGTGAGTTTACCTATTGGGATTTATATAATGAGCACCCGGAGGTTTCCTGGCAAGCACTGTGGGAAAAAGTCTGGTACGAGAGTTACCCTGAACCTGATTACATCTGGCAGTCTTCGGCGTCCAATACTGATTTTGAGGCGAAATACAGTTTTACCCCGCTAGCATTTGGTACGTTAAAGGCGGCATTTTATGCCATGCTAATTGCTACCCCATTAGCCTTGTGTGGTGCAATCTACACTGCATATTTCATGGCGCCGACTGTACGCAGAAAAGTTAAGCCGTTAGTGGAGTTAATGGAGGCGCTGCCTACTGTAATTTTAGGGTTTTTAGCAGGCTTATGGCTGGCTCCTTTTATGGAAAGAAATTTACCCGGTGTTTTTAGTATTTTCTTAATGATGCCCATCGGCGTGCTGATGTTTGGATTTGCCTGGAGTCGATTGCCTAATAAAATTCGACTCAGCGTGCCTGATGGCTGGCATCCTATTTTATTAATCCCTGTTGTCATTTTTATCTGCTGGGGCTGTGTCGCTGCCAGCGGAATATTGGAAGTATGGTTTTTTCATGGCGATATGCGCGCCTGGCTAACTCATGACCTCGGTATTTCTTATGATCAGCGTAATGCGATGGTGGTTGGAGTTGCAATGGGGTTTGCGGTGGTGCCAACTATTTTTTCTATCGCAGAAGATGCGATTTTCTCAGTACCAAAGTCTTTGAGTTATGGTTCACTCGCGTTAGGCGCAACACCATGGCAGACCTTAATTGGAGTAATTATACCTACGGCCAGTCCAGGCATATTTTCTGCTTTAATGATTGGGATGGGGCGTGCGGTAGGCGAAACTATGATTGTATTAATGGCTACAGGCAATACACCGGTGATGGACGCCAATATTTTTGAAGGCATGCGAACTCTGGCAGCTAATATCGCTGTTGAAATTGGTGAAACAGAAGTCGATAGCTCACATTTTCGGGTGTTATTCCTGGCGGCTTTCGTACTGTTTTTATTTACTTTTGCAGTCAATACCGTGGCAGAAGTTGTACGCCAGCGCTTGCGTAAGAAGTACGGTTCCCTGTAA
- a CDS encoding DUF3859 domain-containing protein produces the protein MRFASSLVLRRILTLLLCLLSIGTAQAAIDAQIVFPITLQIKDFGIYQLLEKSESQFKADTTAGYASVVSSRLVKQTATVPLKQDQLFGFNFIIRDNTVDTEWVPVTIQIKHPSTNDYLGHQSKGFTKHSHARIKADGSYQNGAFYLLAKPYELVAGEWVISVIYRHEIVVSKTFQVQ, from the coding sequence ATGCGGTTTGCCAGTAGTTTAGTATTGCGTCGGATTCTAACACTATTACTGTGTTTGCTGTCTATTGGCACTGCGCAAGCCGCAATAGATGCGCAGATCGTATTCCCGATAACGTTGCAAATTAAAGATTTTGGGATTTATCAATTATTAGAAAAATCAGAGAGCCAGTTCAAAGCTGATACCACCGCAGGTTATGCCAGTGTGGTGAGTTCCCGCTTGGTGAAACAGACCGCCACGGTACCGTTAAAGCAAGACCAGTTGTTTGGTTTTAATTTTATTATTCGCGACAATACCGTGGATACGGAATGGGTGCCGGTTACCATTCAGATTAAACATCCTTCCACTAACGATTATTTAGGTCACCAGTCCAAAGGTTTTACCAAGCACAGTCATGCGCGCATAAAAGCCGATGGCAGCTACCAGAACGGTGCCTTTTATCTATTGGCAAAGCCTTATGAGTTAGTGGCTGGAGAATGGGTGATTAGCGTAATTTATCGCCACGAGATAGTTGTCAGCAAAACCTTTCAGGTGCAATAA
- the phoR gene encoding phosphate regulon sensor histidine kinase PhoR: MHTVDWKIECRNLLLLLVLAALIGWPFSLLLPAVLLTTLVYIAWTFYQLRRIQKWLDQSIDLAPPESTGLWGEVFDGIYQLQRRAKEEHERLKAAVSYLQDSFASLEDGAVLIDTRGNIEWSNAAAEKFLGLRFPEDTKQQLVNLIRTPDFIRYFDGNDYVQPLLLTSPYNNHFKLLINITYFGQGSRLLFARDVTETDRLQQMRKDFVANVSHELRTPLTVINGYLQTLADADAEQLLSDDLRWRRVIQQMLSQSQRMETLIHDLITLSRLESVPEAQEQPPIFIRPIIEAIREEVLAAVTTERHITIECDDSLQLQGSSDEIHSAFANLIMNAAKYTHDGGHINVRWYRSLQGACLEVVDDGGGIEAHHLHRLTERFYRVDNSRSIETGGTGLGLAIVKHILLRHQAELKISSTVGEGSTFCCLFPELRVLDCSESA, translated from the coding sequence ATGCATACTGTCGATTGGAAAATCGAATGTCGCAATTTACTATTGCTGCTTGTATTAGCTGCTTTGATTGGCTGGCCTTTCTCCCTGCTGCTCCCCGCTGTATTGCTGACCACTCTGGTTTATATAGCGTGGACTTTTTATCAATTAAGACGAATTCAGAAGTGGCTTGATCAAAGTATTGATCTGGCGCCGCCCGAAAGTACAGGGCTATGGGGCGAGGTTTTTGATGGTATTTATCAATTACAGCGACGAGCTAAAGAAGAGCATGAACGCTTAAAAGCTGCGGTAAGTTACTTACAGGACTCTTTTGCATCGTTAGAAGACGGTGCGGTGTTAATTGATACACGTGGCAATATTGAATGGAGTAATGCTGCGGCAGAAAAGTTTCTGGGCTTGCGTTTTCCTGAAGATACCAAGCAGCAGTTAGTAAATTTAATTCGTACCCCTGATTTTATTCGTTATTTTGACGGCAACGATTATGTGCAGCCGTTATTGTTAACCTCGCCGTATAACAATCATTTTAAGCTGTTAATCAATATCACTTACTTTGGTCAGGGTAGTCGCTTGCTTTTTGCCCGGGATGTCACTGAAACAGATCGCTTACAGCAAATGCGTAAAGATTTTGTCGCTAATGTCTCTCATGAATTACGTACCCCGCTAACGGTTATTAATGGTTATTTGCAGACTCTGGCCGATGCTGACGCTGAGCAGTTGTTATCAGATGATCTACGTTGGCGACGGGTGATTCAGCAAATGCTTAGCCAGTCTCAGCGAATGGAAACCTTAATCCATGATTTGATTACATTGTCCCGATTGGAGTCTGTACCTGAGGCGCAGGAACAGCCGCCAATTTTTATCCGCCCGATAATCGAGGCAATTAGAGAAGAGGTATTGGCGGCAGTCACAACTGAGCGCCATATTACAATCGAGTGTGATGATAGTCTTCAGTTACAGGGCAGCAGTGATGAAATTCATAGTGCATTTGCTAATTTAATTATGAATGCGGCCAAGTACACTCACGATGGAGGCCATATTAACGTACGCTGGTATCGAAGTCTTCAAGGTGCTTGTTTGGAGGTTGTTGATGATGGTGGTGGTATTGAGGCGCATCATTTACACCGCTTAACCGAACGCTTTTATCGGGTAGACAATAGCCGTTCGATTGAGACTGGCGGGACCGGCCTTGGTTTAGCGATTGTGAAACATATCTTGTTGCGTCATCAGGCGGAACTAAAAATATCGAGTACGGTGGGCGAGGGTAGTACTTTTTGCTGCCTGTTCCCTGAGCTGCGAGTGCTTGATTGCTCTGAATCCGCCTGA
- a CDS encoding PstS family phosphate ABC transporter substrate-binding protein produces MKLYNPIKKLAFALALSSVSVMGAHATVDADLPDYTKASGVSGNLSSVGSDTLANLMTLWAESYKRFYPNVNIQIQAAGSSTAPPALTEGTSNLGPMSRKMKDKELAAFEEKYGYKPTAVPVAIDALAVYVHKDNPIKGLAMAEVDAIFSSTLKCGGSSNINTWGKAGLTDAWANRDIQLFGRNSVSGTYGYFKENALCKGDFKNTVNEQPGSASVVQSVATSINGIGYSGIGYKTSSVRAVALSEKAGGNLIDATPENAVKGEYPLSRYLYVYVNKAPNKPLSPLEREFIKLVMSKAGQEVVVKDGYIPLPAKVVEIQLKKLGL; encoded by the coding sequence ATGAAACTGTATAACCCTATAAAAAAACTAGCCTTTGCATTAGCGCTGAGTTCAGTCAGTGTCATGGGTGCCCATGCTACGGTAGACGCAGATCTACCGGATTATACTAAAGCCAGTGGCGTCTCTGGCAACCTATCAAGTGTTGGTTCTGATACGTTGGCTAACTTGATGACCTTGTGGGCTGAAAGCTACAAGCGTTTCTACCCCAATGTGAATATTCAGATTCAGGCGGCGGGTTCTTCTACTGCACCACCAGCGTTGACCGAAGGTACTTCTAATCTGGGCCCAATGAGCCGCAAGATGAAAGATAAAGAATTGGCGGCCTTTGAAGAAAAGTATGGCTATAAGCCAACAGCGGTTCCAGTAGCGATCGATGCGCTGGCGGTGTATGTGCATAAAGATAACCCTATTAAGGGGTTGGCGATGGCTGAGGTCGATGCGATTTTCTCTTCTACCTTAAAGTGTGGCGGATCTAGCAATATCAATACCTGGGGTAAAGCGGGATTGACTGACGCATGGGCTAATCGCGATATTCAGTTGTTTGGTCGCAATTCTGTGTCAGGAACCTATGGATACTTTAAGGAAAATGCGCTCTGTAAAGGTGATTTCAAAAACACTGTGAATGAGCAGCCAGGCTCAGCATCAGTGGTGCAGTCGGTAGCTACTTCGATTAATGGTATCGGTTACTCAGGTATCGGCTATAAAACATCCAGTGTGAGAGCAGTAGCTTTAAGTGAAAAGGCGGGTGGTAACTTAATTGATGCAACCCCTGAAAACGCGGTAAAAGGTGAATACCCTTTGTCACGTTACTTATATGTTTACGTCAATAAAGCACCTAACAAACCTTTAAGCCCTTTAGAGCGTGAATTTATCAAGTTAGTGATGTCCAAAGCCGGGCAGGAAGTTGTTGTAAAGGATGGCTATATTCCATTACCCGCTAAAGTCGTTGAGATTCAATTGAAAAAATTGGGTCTATAA
- the pstA gene encoding phosphate ABC transporter permease PstA — protein sequence MTIVEQTRLSVKPQSAKQWLRNGDPFIWLNAAAVSISVVAVVGLLLLLAVRGFGHFWPSDVLQAQYALPGQPVKTIIGEVVESEQVSLEQLKSAGVNLDSDSLFITRSLIKQGNRDVSGMDFAWIIEDFVSDKTYPEDIMAIERREWGNFYGYLKTVKESGNIVVTENTWAEFQTRIQRALQIHNDIETIEKGDIGAINYQIERLRLAGRSLELKNNISAADKALAQADIATTRAELDQRYAVLQEQLVTLYQQINRDSFIAETMSGAEVEIPLAVVVHAYQPNGMNVLQKSVAYLEKFWEFLSDEPREANTEGGIFPAIFGTVMMVLLMSVMVTPFGVVAAVYLREYARQGLMTRIIRIAVNNLAGVPSIVYGVFGLGFFIYFLGAEIDKALFPAALPAPTFGTPGLLWASLTLALLTLPVVIVATEEGLSRIPKALREGSLALGATKAETLWRVVLPMASPAMMTGLILAVARAAGEVAPLMLVGVVKLAPSLPVDGNYPYMHLDQKFMHLGFHIYDVGFQSPNVEAARPLVYATALLLVVIIALLNFSAVALRNHLREKYKSLEM from the coding sequence ATGACAATAGTTGAACAAACAAGGTTATCAGTGAAGCCGCAATCAGCTAAACAATGGTTGCGCAATGGCGATCCGTTCATTTGGTTAAATGCTGCTGCGGTTAGTATTAGTGTAGTCGCTGTTGTGGGCTTGCTGTTGCTGCTGGCGGTACGGGGTTTTGGCCATTTTTGGCCTAGTGATGTACTGCAGGCACAATACGCATTACCAGGTCAGCCAGTAAAAACGATTATTGGCGAAGTGGTTGAAAGTGAACAGGTCTCGCTTGAACAGCTGAAATCAGCGGGAGTTAATCTTGATAGCGATAGTCTGTTTATTACCCGCAGCTTAATCAAGCAGGGTAATCGCGATGTTTCAGGTATGGATTTTGCCTGGATTATAGAGGATTTTGTCAGCGATAAAACCTACCCTGAAGATATTATGGCCATAGAGCGCCGTGAATGGGGTAATTTTTACGGTTACCTTAAAACGGTAAAAGAATCTGGAAATATTGTTGTCACTGAAAATACCTGGGCTGAATTTCAAACCCGTATTCAACGCGCACTACAGATTCATAATGACATTGAAACTATAGAAAAAGGTGATATTGGCGCCATTAACTATCAGATTGAACGTTTGCGTTTAGCTGGTCGTAGTCTGGAGTTAAAAAACAATATCAGTGCTGCAGATAAGGCATTAGCGCAGGCAGATATTGCTACCACCCGAGCGGAGTTGGATCAGCGCTATGCGGTATTACAAGAGCAGTTGGTGACACTCTATCAGCAAATTAATCGCGACAGTTTTATTGCTGAGACCATGAGTGGTGCGGAGGTAGAAATTCCGTTAGCGGTAGTCGTGCATGCTTATCAACCCAATGGCATGAATGTGCTACAGAAGTCTGTTGCCTATCTCGAAAAGTTTTGGGAGTTTCTAAGTGATGAACCCCGAGAGGCTAATACTGAAGGTGGTATTTTCCCCGCCATTTTTGGTACCGTAATGATGGTGTTGTTAATGTCGGTGATGGTGACCCCGTTTGGTGTGGTTGCAGCCGTATATTTGCGAGAGTATGCCAGACAAGGTTTGATGACCCGTATTATTAGAATTGCCGTAAACAATTTGGCAGGGGTGCCATCGATTGTTTATGGGGTATTCGGCTTGGGTTTCTTCATTTATTTTCTCGGCGCTGAAATTGATAAGGCGCTTTTCCCTGCGGCGTTGCCAGCACCGACTTTTGGTACTCCAGGTTTATTATGGGCTTCATTAACCTTGGCGTTGTTGACATTGCCAGTAGTTATTGTGGCAACAGAAGAAGGTTTGTCACGGATTCCTAAAGCCTTGCGAGAAGGCAGTTTGGCGCTAGGTGCAACTAAAGCGGAAACATTGTGGCGTGTAGTGTTGCCAATGGCTAGCCCTGCCATGATGACGGGTTTGATTTTGGCGGTTGCTCGTGCAGCCGGTGAGGTAGCGCCATTGATGTTGGTGGGTGTGGTCAAACTGGCACCGTCACTACCGGTTGATGGTAATTATCCTTATATGCATTTGGATCAAAAGTTTATGCACCTGGGGTTTCATATCTATGATGTGGGCTTTCAAAGTCCTAATGTTGAAGCAGCCAGACCATTAGTTTATGCCACGGCTTTATTACTGGTCGTGATTATTGCCCTGCTGAACTTTAGCGCGGTTGCTTTACGTAATCATCTGCGTGAGAAATATAAATCGCTGGAAATGTAA
- a CDS encoding YgiQ family radical SAM protein, producing the protein MKSSTSTSQELFSYRKYWAECFGPAPFLPMSRAEMDTLGWDSCDIIIVTGDAYVDHPSFGMAVIGRVLEAQGFRVGIIAQPDWRSKDAFMTLGKPNLFYGVAAGNMDSMINRYTADRKLRHDDAYSPNDEGGKRPDRAVVAYSQRCKEAYKGVPIIIGSIEASLRRIAHYDYWSDKVKRSVLMDSKADLLVYGNAERAIVEAAHRLAAGEPIGQIRDIRGSAFVRKGIPAGWTVIDSTQIDSPGKVEKHLNPYEVSDSGGSKDCAIEDKASDKNSDIQTVTIIDPLSARKNKLDRSKTVIRLPSYETVKNDPVYYAHASRVLHLETNPGNARALVQRHGEREVWLNPPPIPLETDELDNVFDLPYQRVPHPSYGDARIPAYEMIRTSVNIMRGCFGGCTFCSITEHEGRIIQSRSKESILREVENIRDKTPGFTGIVSDLGGPTANMWRLNCKSKTIEESCRRLSCVYPGICSNLDTDQMPLVDLYRETRALPGIKKVLIASGLRYDLAVETPEYVQELVTHHVGGYLKIAPEHTEGGPLSKMMKPGIGTYERFKNMFEKYSKLAGKKQYLIPYFIAAHPGTSDEDMMNLALWLKNNGFRADQVQAFYPSPMASATAMYYSERNPLKKVGRNSEMVKTPRGLKHRRLHKAFLRYHDADNWPAIREALLKMGRKDLIGPGKKHLVPARQPRTWVAPAGQKMLTQHTGLPPRSDGSNTKRKLAGGSKTRKNRAVRSRSRSR; encoded by the coding sequence ATGAAATCGTCAACATCCACTAGCCAAGAATTATTCTCCTACCGCAAATACTGGGCGGAGTGCTTTGGCCCTGCACCTTTTCTGCCCATGAGTCGGGCAGAGATGGATACACTGGGCTGGGATAGTTGCGACATTATCATCGTCACCGGCGACGCCTATGTGGATCACCCCAGCTTTGGCATGGCCGTTATAGGTCGCGTATTGGAAGCGCAGGGCTTTCGCGTAGGAATTATTGCGCAACCGGACTGGCGCTCGAAAGATGCCTTTATGACGCTGGGCAAACCCAATCTTTTTTACGGTGTCGCCGCTGGCAACATGGATTCCATGATCAACCGCTACACCGCTGATCGCAAATTGCGTCACGACGATGCTTACTCCCCCAATGATGAAGGCGGCAAGCGACCTGACCGCGCCGTGGTTGCCTACTCCCAGCGCTGTAAAGAAGCTTACAAAGGCGTACCCATCATTATCGGATCCATCGAAGCCAGTTTGCGTCGAATTGCCCACTACGATTACTGGAGCGATAAAGTAAAACGCTCCGTGTTGATGGACTCCAAAGCCGATTTACTGGTTTACGGCAACGCCGAACGCGCTATTGTCGAAGCAGCTCATCGCTTGGCTGCCGGTGAGCCGATTGGGCAAATACGCGATATTCGGGGCAGCGCCTTCGTCCGCAAGGGTATTCCTGCTGGCTGGACGGTGATTGATTCAACCCAAATTGATAGTCCGGGGAAGGTAGAAAAACATCTCAACCCTTACGAAGTTAGTGACTCCGGCGGCAGTAAAGATTGCGCCATTGAAGATAAAGCAAGCGATAAGAATAGCGATATTCAAACCGTGACCATCATCGACCCGCTCAGCGCGCGAAAAAATAAACTCGACCGCAGCAAAACGGTGATTCGACTGCCTTCCTACGAAACCGTAAAGAATGATCCTGTTTACTACGCCCACGCCTCCCGCGTTTTACACCTGGAAACTAATCCGGGTAATGCCAGAGCACTGGTGCAACGACACGGTGAACGCGAAGTGTGGTTAAACCCACCACCGATTCCGCTCGAAACTGACGAACTGGATAATGTGTTTGACCTGCCCTATCAGCGCGTCCCTCACCCCAGTTACGGTGATGCACGTATTCCTGCTTATGAGATGATTCGCACCTCGGTGAATATCATGCGCGGCTGTTTTGGTGGCTGTACGTTCTGTTCCATTACCGAGCATGAAGGCCGCATTATTCAAAGCCGCTCCAAAGAATCTATTCTGCGGGAAGTTGAAAACATTCGCGATAAAACCCCCGGCTTTACCGGCATAGTGTCAGATCTCGGCGGCCCTACTGCCAATATGTGGCGGTTGAATTGTAAAAGTAAAACGATAGAGGAGAGCTGTCGTCGCCTGTCCTGTGTTTACCCTGGTATCTGTAGCAACCTTGATACCGACCAAATGCCATTGGTGGACTTATATCGTGAAACCCGCGCCCTACCGGGCATTAAAAAAGTATTAATTGCTTCCGGCTTGCGCTATGACCTTGCGGTAGAAACCCCGGAGTACGTGCAAGAACTCGTCACCCACCACGTCGGCGGCTATTTAAAAATAGCCCCCGAACATACCGAGGGTGGGCCGCTATCAAAAATGATGAAACCCGGCATCGGTACTTACGAGCGCTTTAAGAATATGTTTGAAAAATATTCCAAGCTGGCGGGCAAAAAACAATATTTAATTCCCTACTTTATCGCCGCCCACCCGGGCACCAGCGATGAAGACATGATGAATCTGGCGCTGTGGCTAAAGAATAACGGCTTTCGGGCTGATCAAGTTCAAGCGTTCTACCCTTCCCCAATGGCCAGCGCCACTGCGATGTATTACTCGGAAAGGAACCCACTGAAGAAAGTCGGGCGCAATAGCGAAATGGTTAAAACCCCACGCGGCCTCAAACATCGCCGTTTACATAAAGCATTTTTGCGTTATCACGATGCAGATAATTGGCCAGCAATCAGGGAAGCGTTATTAAAAATGGGCCGCAAAGACTTAATTGGCCCCGGCAAAAAGCATTTGGTTCCCGCTCGTCAACCGCGCACCTGGGTAGCACCTGCTGGTCAAAAAATGTTGACCCAGCACACCGGTTTACCGCCGCGTTCCGATGGCAGCAATACCAAACGTAAACTGGCAGGCGGTTCCAAAACCCGGAAAAACAGGGCTGTTCGTTCCCGTAGTCGATCACGCTAA